From Pontibacter actiniarum, a single genomic window includes:
- the fmt gene encoding methionyl-tRNA formyltransferase — translation MTQDLRIVFMGTPDFAVPTLQTLVEHKYNVVAVITAPDKPAGRGQKLNQSPVKEYAVAQGIPVLQPTNLKSEAFLEELRSYRANLQIIVAFRMLPEVVWAMPALGSFNIHASLLPQYRGAAPINWAIINGERETGVTSFFLKHEIDTGDLIYQERVPILEEDDFGSLYEKLKNKGAELALRTVQAIERNEVQPQPQVVSAETKHAPKIFKDTCEIYWDQPAGQVHNFIRGLSPYPAAWTRLNGKTFKVFKVETLEDAAYTSAPGSIHTDNKTFLHIQTAAGAIALLDLQMEGKKRMPVQDLLRGYSFDV, via the coding sequence ATGACCCAGGATTTACGCATCGTGTTTATGGGTACGCCGGATTTTGCCGTGCCTACCCTGCAGACACTCGTGGAACATAAGTATAATGTAGTAGCCGTGATTACCGCACCCGATAAACCGGCGGGGCGCGGCCAAAAACTCAACCAATCGCCGGTGAAGGAGTATGCTGTGGCACAGGGGATACCTGTGCTGCAGCCGACCAACCTCAAGTCAGAGGCTTTCCTGGAGGAGCTGCGCAGCTACAGGGCTAACCTACAGATCATCGTGGCTTTCCGGATGCTGCCGGAGGTGGTGTGGGCAATGCCTGCGCTTGGCTCTTTCAACATCCATGCCTCGCTGCTGCCGCAGTACCGCGGTGCCGCACCTATCAACTGGGCCATCATCAACGGGGAGCGGGAAACGGGCGTCACCTCCTTCTTCCTGAAACACGAGATTGACACCGGCGATTTGATCTATCAGGAGCGCGTACCTATCCTGGAGGAAGACGATTTCGGCTCGCTGTATGAGAAACTGAAGAACAAAGGCGCAGAGCTTGCGCTGCGCACGGTGCAGGCCATCGAGCGGAACGAGGTGCAGCCACAGCCGCAGGTTGTGAGTGCCGAGACAAAACACGCCCCCAAGATTTTCAAAGACACCTGCGAGATTTACTGGGACCAGCCAGCCGGGCAGGTACACAACTTTATCCGTGGCCTTAGCCCATACCCAGCCGCCTGGACCAGGCTAAACGGCAAGACCTTCAAAGTTTTTAAAGTAGAGACTCTGGAGGATGCGGCTTATACTTCAGCACCAGGCTCCATCCACACCGATAACAAGACGTTCCTGCACATCCAGACGGCAGCAGGCGCCATCGCTCTACTTGACCTGCAGATGGAAGGTAAAAAGCGCATGCCGGTTCAGGACCTGCTGCGGGGTTACAGCTTTGACGTATAA
- a CDS encoding PorV/PorQ family protein, producing MNNFLLRCLLAALLLLSWSGAKAQVSTPKYSNEFLNIGVGGRALGMGNVQSALATDATAGYWNPAGLLRLPHKYNVSLMHSELFAGIAKNDYASFAMPLDSSSALAVSLIRVGVDDIADTRRLQNEYGYIQYDSIRFFSVADYALLLSYARKSNLIEGLQLGANAKVIYRNVGDFADAYGFGIDVGAQLQRGNWQFGLMAKDITTTFTAWTHNIEELEEAYLQTGNDLPENTTELTLPRLILGVGRSFQFTDKLSAVLATDIDFTFDGKRNVLLKSDVVSVDPHVGLELAYANSVFVRGGLNNYQETTNFDGGTTKRIQPNFGIGVKTDGLSLDLALSRISNSESNAVGSTNTSSVIVSLGYAFD from the coding sequence ATGAACAATTTTTTACTTCGTTGCCTGCTGGCGGCGCTGTTACTGCTTTCGTGGTCGGGGGCAAAGGCTCAGGTGTCCACGCCAAAGTATAGCAATGAGTTCCTGAACATCGGGGTAGGGGGCCGCGCGCTGGGGATGGGCAATGTGCAGTCGGCCCTGGCCACCGACGCCACCGCCGGCTACTGGAACCCCGCCGGGCTGCTGCGCCTGCCGCACAAGTATAACGTGAGCCTGATGCACTCGGAGCTGTTTGCGGGTATTGCCAAAAACGACTACGCCAGCTTCGCCATGCCGCTCGACTCGAGCAGCGCCCTGGCCGTTTCTTTGATCCGGGTGGGTGTGGATGATATTGCCGACACCCGCCGTCTGCAGAATGAGTACGGCTACATCCAGTACGACAGTATTCGCTTCTTCTCCGTTGCCGACTATGCCCTGCTGCTTTCCTACGCCCGCAAGAGCAACCTGATCGAGGGGCTCCAACTGGGGGCCAATGCCAAAGTCATCTACCGCAACGTGGGCGACTTTGCCGATGCCTATGGCTTCGGCATCGATGTGGGGGCCCAGCTACAGCGGGGCAACTGGCAGTTCGGGCTGATGGCCAAAGATATTACCACCACTTTCACCGCCTGGACCCACAACATTGAGGAGCTGGAGGAGGCCTATCTCCAAACCGGCAACGACCTGCCGGAGAACACCACCGAACTGACACTGCCAAGGCTTATACTTGGCGTGGGCAGGTCCTTTCAGTTCACCGATAAACTGTCGGCCGTGCTGGCCACAGACATCGACTTCACCTTTGACGGCAAGCGTAACGTGCTGCTCAAATCCGACGTGGTGTCGGTGGACCCGCATGTGGGGCTGGAGCTGGCTTATGCCAACTCGGTTTTCGTGCGCGGTGGCCTCAACAACTACCAGGAAACGACCAACTTTGACGGGGGAACCACCAAGCGCATCCAGCCGAACTTCGGCATCGGTGTTAAAACCGATGGGCTGAGCCTGGACCTGGCCTTGTCGCGCATCAGCAACAGCGAGAGCAACGCTGTCGGCAGCACGAACACCTCCTCGGTTATTGTGTCCCTTGGATATGCATTTGATTAA
- a CDS encoding C25 family cysteine peptidase, with translation MKRFLTVLLLLVAGLAPGAAQAQEVYGNEWIDYSKTYYKLQVVENGLYKLDYAYLSGLGLENVNPQHLQLFRRGKEVAVYVAGEEDGRLDQQDYLEFYGERNDGVLDQGLYKNPEHQVHQLYSMYTDTAAYFLTVNPAGANKRMRVENPAVDGRTPQGYLLQKALLVKTDKYSEGKVHTESHLPWMDAAEGFFSSWSAKAVNFALPAFSNVEPAGPVPYLSYAVVGVGSASHNFNVNVVEPSKAVRQLASHAMGSYSFIKGKSNFKLTDIDTRAQLTVQLAPQSGSNAVSLAYVEATYPQKSVLPQSGRLVFYTDSTSSASPYFYFANAPASAVAYDVTASGDVTRIPGQAVNNGKGFVVRAENQATHKVLLADLQRALLPAKSSTVKFSNYLANSANYIILTSKAMMQVPEGSNQPVPEAYAAYRASEAGGKHAPMIVYVDDLVNQFHYGEFSPMGVKHFTRFMGSAAPAKHMLILGKGIEVNRISYRSAASRALDIVPVFGYPGSDLSYAIDFRNGNYIPTVAVGRVAVTTPLEAKNYLDKVKEYEALAENLPWRKKIMQLGGGASVEHMTQIANYLESYAAIAEGPLLGATVEEKYRKNLSEFVETLNISKEINSGVSLLTFFGHSSTSTTDLNIGYVSTAVNGYQNKGKYPVMLINGCNLGNMFVPNSVSFGEDWLKTKDKGAVALIAHVGTGLLQYLHIYSYNFYQTAFQNEEYYGKSLGRIQQKVISDVLQMSYSNNGIIAMVLEMALQGDPALALYSPIKPDYYVKGNSFSVTDLEGNPATASSDSVLINFTADNLGKAIPEELTVSVKRTLPDNSLVSLEPFTVEPIIKERTLSLKLPNSGLNALGMNAFEVMLDGSGEIDELDETNNTATFQYYFPVSGLRAVSPGNYAIVGERTVQLVAQTTVKDVNKGYYFEVDTTSQFNSPLLTKQAVSRNSILAVLDYGLPASAKDSTVFYWRARFDEYSTDEDTVWAESSFRYIDKVKNGWSQSQYAQFQEVKLNGFEELKDNKLLWDFKPTRKFINIKTVGGAKRFDEDPHGLFVDGFQYMSYFCGNPNGSSRSRFFFIVFNNSTLEPISSLGDFAFCPYIAEFDTGDLSVAANVKKTADFLNAVPEGYYVAAISINNVPFSSFSEEVKAAFRSIGSSLIDELKTGDPFAIVGQKGQAAGTAQETSYSKEEADRVGGTPANSQEINLDVTLESNRPSGTITSTVIGPALEWASLHHNIERYQGGDDKYTLSLIGINAAGEETVLQEDVTTKQFDLSGIDATQFPNLRLKAYMEDEVARTSPQLKEWFVIYKGVPEGVIRPDLVNASREELTQQANAGSVTVPMAFQNVTSTAFSDSVTVEVTLSGDGNQPTTTRFKIKPVGANETVKFSYSFQTQDFEGDYSLSLYVNPRLLPEQEYFNNVYEVGFSVKSKLHPIMDVAFDGIHILDGDIVSPSPLISVTVKDENQHVLLQDPSKMTMILISPEGQEQEIDLMGNPEVTYAPATEAADFKLEYKPAKLMDGIYKMEVRARDAAGKESGVSPYRIGFEVISEASVSNFYPFPNPFSTKTNFIFTITGSTIPEHMKIQILTITGKVVKEIMKEELGPLRIGNNKTEYAWDGTDTYGDKLANGVYLYRVIMSKGEEQMKHRNTFGDGAFKNGYGKLYILR, from the coding sequence ATGAAACGCTTCCTAACTGTACTTCTGCTTCTGGTGGCAGGCCTTGCACCAGGCGCCGCCCAGGCGCAGGAAGTGTATGGCAACGAGTGGATTGATTATTCTAAAACCTACTACAAGCTGCAGGTGGTGGAAAACGGCTTGTATAAGCTGGACTACGCCTACCTGAGCGGCCTGGGGCTGGAGAACGTGAACCCGCAGCACCTGCAGCTGTTCCGTCGGGGCAAAGAGGTGGCTGTTTACGTAGCCGGTGAGGAAGACGGAAGGCTGGATCAGCAGGACTACCTGGAGTTTTATGGCGAGCGCAACGATGGCGTGCTGGACCAGGGGCTCTACAAGAACCCTGAGCACCAGGTGCACCAGCTCTATAGCATGTATACCGACACGGCCGCCTACTTTCTGACGGTAAACCCTGCCGGAGCCAACAAGCGCATGCGTGTGGAGAACCCCGCTGTGGATGGCCGTACCCCGCAGGGTTACCTGCTGCAAAAAGCCCTGTTGGTGAAAACAGACAAGTACAGTGAGGGCAAGGTGCACACAGAAAGTCATCTGCCGTGGATGGATGCCGCCGAAGGTTTCTTCTCATCCTGGTCTGCAAAGGCTGTAAACTTTGCGCTGCCGGCCTTTTCGAATGTAGAGCCGGCGGGGCCTGTTCCTTACCTCAGTTACGCCGTCGTTGGTGTCGGAAGCGCCTCACATAATTTTAACGTCAATGTGGTGGAGCCCTCGAAAGCCGTGCGGCAACTTGCCAGCCATGCCATGGGCAGCTACAGTTTTATAAAAGGCAAAAGTAATTTTAAGCTGACCGATATTGATACTAGGGCCCAGCTAACGGTGCAGCTGGCGCCACAGTCAGGTAGTAATGCGGTCAGCCTGGCCTACGTGGAGGCCACCTATCCGCAGAAGTCTGTTTTGCCCCAGAGCGGTCGCCTTGTCTTTTACACAGATTCGACGAGCTCTGCCAGCCCCTATTTCTATTTCGCAAATGCACCGGCAAGTGCCGTCGCCTACGATGTGACTGCCTCCGGGGACGTTACCAGAATACCGGGCCAGGCTGTAAACAATGGAAAAGGATTTGTGGTGCGTGCAGAGAACCAAGCCACCCATAAAGTGCTGTTGGCGGACTTGCAAAGGGCGTTGCTGCCAGCAAAGTCCAGCACCGTAAAGTTCAGCAATTACCTTGCAAACAGTGCGAACTACATCATTTTAACCAGTAAGGCCATGATGCAGGTGCCGGAGGGCAGCAATCAGCCGGTGCCTGAGGCTTATGCCGCATACAGGGCCTCCGAGGCAGGCGGGAAGCATGCGCCTATGATCGTGTACGTGGATGACCTGGTGAACCAGTTTCACTATGGCGAGTTCTCTCCTATGGGCGTGAAGCACTTTACTCGCTTTATGGGAAGCGCTGCGCCAGCAAAGCACATGCTGATACTGGGGAAAGGCATTGAGGTTAACCGCATCAGCTATCGGTCCGCTGCGTCACGTGCGCTGGATATCGTGCCTGTTTTTGGCTACCCTGGCTCCGACCTCAGTTACGCCATAGACTTCAGAAATGGCAACTACATACCAACAGTGGCGGTAGGCAGAGTGGCTGTAACCACTCCTCTGGAGGCTAAAAACTACCTGGATAAAGTAAAGGAGTACGAAGCGCTAGCAGAAAACCTGCCGTGGAGGAAAAAGATCATGCAGCTGGGTGGGGGAGCCTCTGTGGAGCACATGACCCAGATCGCGAACTACCTGGAGAGCTATGCGGCTATTGCTGAAGGCCCTCTACTAGGTGCTACAGTGGAAGAAAAGTACAGAAAGAACTTAAGCGAGTTTGTGGAAACTCTCAACATCTCGAAAGAGATCAACAGTGGGGTGTCTCTCCTGACGTTCTTCGGCCACAGTTCAACCAGTACAACGGATTTAAATATTGGCTATGTCTCCACTGCTGTCAATGGGTATCAAAACAAAGGCAAGTACCCGGTGATGCTCATCAACGGGTGTAACCTCGGGAATATGTTTGTTCCGAACAGTGTCTCCTTTGGGGAGGACTGGCTGAAGACGAAGGACAAAGGGGCGGTAGCGCTTATCGCCCACGTGGGCACGGGCTTGCTGCAGTATCTGCACATCTATAGCTACAACTTCTATCAAACTGCTTTCCAGAACGAGGAGTACTATGGAAAATCGCTGGGGAGAATTCAGCAGAAAGTGATAAGCGACGTGTTGCAGATGTCTTACAGCAACAACGGTATTATTGCCATGGTGCTGGAGATGGCTCTTCAGGGAGATCCTGCCTTAGCCCTGTACAGCCCGATCAAGCCTGACTACTATGTGAAGGGGAATAGCTTTAGCGTCACCGACCTGGAAGGAAATCCGGCAACTGCTTCTTCGGACTCTGTGCTGATAAACTTTACGGCAGATAACCTGGGGAAAGCGATTCCGGAAGAGCTGACGGTTAGCGTTAAAAGAACACTGCCTGATAATTCTCTGGTCAGCCTGGAACCGTTTACCGTTGAGCCGATCATAAAAGAGCGTACCCTTTCGCTGAAGCTACCCAACAGCGGGTTGAATGCGCTCGGGATGAACGCGTTTGAGGTGATGCTGGACGGATCAGGTGAAATTGACGAGCTGGACGAAACGAATAACACCGCAACGTTCCAATACTATTTCCCTGTCAGCGGGTTAAGGGCTGTGTCGCCAGGCAACTATGCTATTGTTGGAGAAAGGACCGTACAGCTAGTGGCGCAGACTACGGTAAAAGACGTTAACAAAGGGTACTATTTTGAGGTTGACACCACGTCACAATTCAACAGCCCGCTGCTAACGAAGCAGGCGGTATCAAGAAACAGCATACTGGCCGTTCTGGACTATGGCCTGCCGGCCTCAGCAAAAGACAGCACCGTTTTTTACTGGAGGGCCAGGTTTGACGAGTACAGCACTGATGAAGACACGGTTTGGGCGGAGAGCTCGTTCAGGTATATTGACAAGGTGAAGAATGGCTGGTCTCAAAGCCAGTACGCTCAGTTTCAGGAGGTAAAGCTGAACGGCTTCGAAGAGCTAAAGGACAACAAGTTGCTTTGGGACTTTAAACCCACCAGGAAGTTTATCAATATCAAAACAGTTGGGGGAGCAAAGCGATTTGATGAAGACCCGCACGGCCTGTTCGTCGATGGTTTCCAGTACATGAGCTATTTCTGCGGCAACCCGAACGGCTCCTCCAGAAGCAGATTCTTCTTTATTGTGTTTAACAACAGCACCCTGGAGCCTATATCGTCGCTTGGTGACTTTGCTTTCTGTCCCTATATTGCGGAGTTTGACACCGGCGACCTGTCTGTAGCAGCCAATGTGAAGAAGACGGCAGACTTCTTAAATGCGGTGCCGGAGGGGTACTATGTGGCGGCTATCAGTATCAACAACGTGCCTTTCTCTTCTTTTTCAGAAGAGGTGAAAGCAGCTTTCAGAAGTATAGGCTCCTCGCTTATCGATGAACTGAAGACGGGAGACCCTTTCGCGATTGTGGGGCAGAAGGGGCAGGCGGCCGGCACGGCGCAGGAGACCAGCTACTCAAAAGAGGAAGCTGACCGCGTGGGTGGCACACCGGCAAACAGCCAGGAGATCAACCTTGATGTTACGCTTGAGTCTAACCGCCCATCGGGTACGATTACCTCTACCGTCATCGGGCCAGCGCTTGAATGGGCTTCGCTTCACCACAACATTGAGCGTTACCAGGGAGGAGACGATAAGTATACGCTGAGCCTGATTGGCATAAATGCAGCCGGCGAGGAAACCGTGCTGCAGGAAGATGTCACTACCAAGCAGTTCGACCTGTCCGGCATTGACGCAACACAGTTCCCGAACCTACGCCTGAAAGCCTACATGGAGGACGAGGTAGCCCGTACCTCTCCACAGCTGAAGGAGTGGTTCGTGATCTACAAAGGAGTGCCCGAAGGCGTGATTCGCCCTGATTTGGTGAATGCCAGCCGGGAGGAGCTGACGCAACAGGCCAACGCAGGAAGTGTAACGGTGCCAATGGCTTTTCAGAACGTAACCAGCACGGCTTTTTCAGACTCGGTAACAGTGGAGGTCACGCTCTCCGGGGACGGCAACCAGCCAACTACCACGCGCTTTAAAATAAAGCCCGTGGGTGCGAATGAGACGGTGAAGTTCAGCTATAGTTTCCAGACCCAGGATTTTGAAGGCGACTACAGCCTGAGCCTATACGTGAACCCGCGCCTGCTACCGGAGCAGGAGTATTTTAACAACGTGTACGAAGTAGGCTTCAGCGTGAAGTCTAAGCTGCACCCGATCATGGATGTGGCGTTCGACGGCATCCATATTCTGGATGGGGACATTGTGTCGCCGAGCCCGCTGATCAGCGTGACAGTGAAAGACGAGAACCAGCACGTGCTGTTGCAGGACCCTTCCAAGATGACGATGATCCTGATTTCGCCTGAAGGGCAGGAGCAGGAAATTGACCTGATGGGCAACCCGGAGGTAACCTATGCGCCCGCTACGGAAGCCGCGGACTTTAAGCTGGAGTACAAACCGGCCAAACTGATGGACGGCATCTACAAAATGGAGGTTCGTGCCAGGGATGCGGCAGGCAAGGAGTCAGGCGTGTCGCCGTACCGCATCGGGTTTGAGGTGATCAGTGAGGCAAGCGTGTCGAACTTCTACCCGTTCCCGAACCCGTTCTCCACGAAGACAAACTTTATTTTTACCATCACGGGCAGCACGATTCCCGAGCACATGAAGATCCAGATCCTGACCATAACCGGTAAAGTGGTGAAGGAAATCATGAAAGAGGAGCTGGGGCCGCTGCGTATCGGTAATAACAAGACAGAGTATGCCTGGGACGGAACCGATACCTATGGCGATAAACTGGCTAACGGTGTTTACCTCTACCGCGTGATCATGAGCAAGGGAGAGGAGCAGATGAAGCACCGCAACACCTTTGGCGACGGTGCCTTTAAAAACGGCTATGGTAAGCTCTACATCCTGCGCTAA
- a CDS encoding PadR family transcriptional regulator, whose amino-acid sequence MKVENTQVQMRKGILEFCILEIISRGEVYASDMLEELTAAKMIVVEGTLYPLLTRLKNAALLEYNWVESTSGPPRKYYKLTETGREFLEQLRNTWSELVDSTEYIIRNKKAQ is encoded by the coding sequence ATGAAAGTAGAAAACACACAAGTGCAGATGAGGAAGGGAATTCTTGAGTTCTGCATCCTGGAGATTATCTCTCGTGGTGAAGTTTATGCGTCCGATATGCTGGAGGAGCTTACAGCGGCCAAGATGATCGTTGTGGAGGGTACCCTCTACCCCCTGCTCACCCGCCTCAAAAACGCAGCGCTTCTAGAGTATAACTGGGTAGAGTCCACCTCTGGCCCGCCACGAAAGTACTATAAGCTCACCGAAACAGGCCGCGAGTTTCTGGAACAGCTCCGCAACACCTGGTCCGAACTAGTTGACTCCACAGAATACATTATCCGAAACAAGAAAGCCCAGTAA
- a CDS encoding exo-beta-N-acetylmuramidase NamZ domain-containing protein, with the protein MTHPYLLLSASMLLTFGSCTSKQVATTAAVQQQAPAQEAKALKTGAEQLELYLPQLQGKRVGLIVNQTSTIDDTHLVDTLLSRGVEIKTIFAPEHGFRGEADAGAHIKDAKDSKTGLPIISLYGKNKKPLPEQVKDLDVLLFDIQDVGTRFYTYISTMHYVMEAAAEHGKEVVILDRPNPNGHYVDGPVLDMDQQSFVGMHPIPIVHGLTVGELAKMINGEKWLEGQRQAKLTVIPMANYDHDMPYELPVKPSPNLPNAQAIALYPSICWFEGTDVSVGRGTPTPFQLIGSPYYQKKDFSFTPVSTPGATNPPHKDVVCYGKDLTDVAVADKVDLAYLLEMYNNSSNKDKFFNNFFDRLAGTTKLREQIKAGKTEAEIRASWEPALSNYKKTRKQYLLYPDFS; encoded by the coding sequence ATGACACACCCTTACCTACTTCTGTCCGCATCAATGCTGCTTACTTTCGGCAGCTGCACTTCTAAACAGGTAGCTACCACAGCGGCCGTACAACAGCAAGCCCCCGCACAGGAGGCGAAAGCCCTTAAAACGGGGGCTGAGCAACTGGAGTTGTACCTGCCACAGCTGCAGGGCAAGCGCGTTGGCCTGATCGTGAACCAGACCTCCACCATAGACGACACGCACCTGGTAGACACCCTCCTTAGCCGCGGCGTTGAGATCAAAACAATCTTTGCCCCGGAGCACGGCTTCCGCGGCGAGGCCGATGCCGGCGCCCACATCAAAGACGCCAAAGACTCTAAGACAGGGCTGCCGATCATCTCGCTCTACGGAAAAAACAAGAAGCCGCTGCCCGAGCAGGTAAAGGACCTGGATGTGCTGCTGTTTGATATACAGGATGTCGGCACCCGCTTCTACACCTATATCAGCACCATGCACTATGTGATGGAAGCCGCCGCAGAGCACGGCAAAGAGGTCGTGATTCTGGATCGCCCTAACCCGAACGGCCATTACGTAGACGGACCGGTACTGGACATGGATCAGCAGTCCTTTGTGGGCATGCACCCGATCCCGATCGTGCACGGCCTGACCGTTGGCGAGCTCGCGAAAATGATCAACGGCGAGAAGTGGCTGGAGGGGCAGCGCCAGGCAAAGCTAACGGTGATACCGATGGCCAACTATGACCACGACATGCCGTATGAGCTGCCTGTTAAGCCATCACCCAACTTACCAAACGCACAGGCTATCGCCCTGTACCCTTCCATCTGCTGGTTTGAGGGCACCGATGTTAGTGTTGGCCGCGGCACTCCCACGCCGTTCCAGCTTATCGGCAGCCCGTATTACCAGAAGAAGGATTTCAGCTTTACACCGGTTAGCACACCGGGTGCCACAAACCCGCCGCACAAGGATGTGGTTTGCTACGGAAAAGATTTAACAGATGTGGCCGTGGCAGACAAAGTAGACCTGGCCTACCTGCTGGAGATGTACAACAACTCCTCCAACAAGGACAAGTTCTTTAACAACTTCTTCGATCGCCTGGCCGGCACCACCAAGCTTCGCGAGCAGATCAAGGCTGGCAAGACCGAAGCCGAAATCAGGGCAAGCTGGGAGCCAGCCCTATCCAACTATAAGAAAACCCGTAAGCAGTACCTGCTTTACCCAGACTTTAGCTAA
- a CDS encoding dihydrofolate reductase → MISIVVAAAENNVIGKDNDLIWYLPADLKHFKSLTMGHPMLMGRKTYESIGKPLPGRTSIVITSQKDYEAAGCIVVHSLEEAIKRGLELDTDMSVIGGARIYSQALPFTDKVFLTRVHASFDGDVYFPELPEDEWQVVEQEHHGPDDKNKYSYTFLTLERK, encoded by the coding sequence ATGATCTCTATCGTAGTAGCCGCCGCCGAAAACAATGTGATCGGCAAGGACAATGACCTGATCTGGTACCTGCCCGCCGACCTGAAGCATTTCAAAAGCCTCACGATGGGGCACCCGATGCTCATGGGCCGTAAGACCTACGAGTCTATCGGGAAGCCGCTGCCGGGCCGCACATCCATCGTCATCACCTCCCAAAAAGATTACGAGGCAGCGGGGTGCATTGTGGTGCACTCGCTGGAGGAGGCTATAAAGAGAGGCCTGGAGCTCGACACGGACATGAGCGTTATCGGCGGAGCCAGGATATACAGTCAGGCACTCCCCTTTACCGATAAGGTGTTCCTGACACGGGTGCACGCCAGCTTCGACGGCGACGTGTATTTTCCGGAGCTGCCGGAAGACGAATGGCAGGTAGTGGAGCAGGAGCATCACGGGCCGGACGACAAGAACAAGTACAGCTATACTTTCCTGACGCTGGAAAGGAAGTAA